From the Rhodococcus sp. NBC_00297 genome, one window contains:
- a CDS encoding NAD(P)H-binding protein: protein MTAFVTGASGYIGSRLVDALVSADESVVVGSRTPERLTAFDWHDDVRAVRLDVTDADSCAEALSAEDIDVAYYLVHAIGESGYRATDLASARHFAEAARAAGVRRIVYLGGFVPEGEKLSEHLASRAEVGEALTIDGIEVVWLRAAIVIGAGSTSFEMIRYLADRLPVLPLPSWLSKPVQPIAVDDVVHYLLACASPDVPADAYDIAGPEILPYKDLVFAYVRAAELHRLGVPTPGIPTKLAALVIGRLIPVPGLLADDLVQSLVNSMTASENRISEFVPEPEGGLTDVDDAMRRSLLGASATRGLATTPDSLRLVSSDAEWTGGDVRSIRRRGADLLSEDGWKLAEALGIGAVLYSWPVAPVVRTNLDVVAAVSSRVRSLLKF, encoded by the coding sequence ATGACTGCTTTCGTGACCGGGGCCAGCGGCTACATCGGTTCTCGCCTCGTCGACGCGCTCGTGTCGGCCGACGAGAGCGTCGTCGTGGGCTCGCGCACGCCGGAGAGGCTGACCGCCTTCGACTGGCACGACGACGTGCGGGCGGTGCGACTCGATGTGACCGACGCCGACTCGTGCGCCGAGGCGCTGTCCGCGGAGGACATCGACGTCGCGTACTACCTGGTGCACGCCATCGGGGAATCCGGCTACCGGGCCACCGACCTCGCGTCCGCCCGGCACTTCGCCGAGGCGGCACGCGCCGCGGGTGTCCGCCGCATCGTCTACCTCGGTGGCTTCGTCCCCGAGGGCGAGAAGCTGTCCGAGCACCTCGCGAGCCGCGCCGAGGTGGGCGAGGCGCTCACCATCGACGGCATCGAGGTGGTGTGGCTGCGCGCCGCCATCGTCATCGGCGCCGGATCGACGTCCTTCGAGATGATCCGGTACCTTGCCGACCGGCTGCCTGTGCTGCCGCTCCCGAGCTGGTTGAGCAAGCCGGTGCAGCCGATCGCCGTCGACGACGTCGTGCACTATCTCCTCGCGTGCGCGTCACCCGACGTGCCCGCCGACGCGTACGACATCGCGGGCCCCGAGATCCTTCCGTACAAGGACCTCGTCTTCGCCTACGTCCGCGCCGCCGAGCTGCATCGTCTGGGTGTGCCCACCCCGGGCATCCCGACCAAGCTCGCGGCTCTCGTGATCGGCCGACTGATCCCGGTTCCGGGACTGCTCGCCGACGACCTGGTGCAGTCTCTCGTGAACTCGATGACCGCCTCGGAGAACCGCATCTCGGAGTTCGTCCCCGAGCCTGAGGGCGGTCTCACCGACGTCGACGACGCCATGCGCCGAAGCCTGCTCGGCGCGAGCGCCACCCGCGGCCTGGCCACGACGCCCGACTCGCTGCGCCTGGTGTCCTCGGACGCGGAGTGGACCGGCGGCGACGTCCGCAGCATTCGCCGCCGCGGCGCCGATCTGCTGAGCGAGGACGGGTGGAAGCTCGCCGAGGCACTCGGCATCGGCGCGGTGCTCTACTCGTGGCCCGTCGCTCCGGTCGTCCGGACCAATCTGGACGTGGTTGCCGCGGTCTCGTCCCGGGTACGGTCTCTTCTGAAGTTCTAG
- a CDS encoding CPBP family intramembrane glutamic endopeptidase: MVSWQMRAESIVRNALVDKVDRDHHETDRAFLRRRIIVAVVLVVGATLLGVSLSTEPGDPMFYTLTIALALVWIVGGFLSGPLHLGRINFRGTLRRPIITPIAIGLAAGGVFILGALVVREIPPLRDFTANVLDHARVGPLALIVFITLFNGVAEEIFFRGALFSAIGVKRPVVISTIVYTIATLATGNPMLGFAAITLGFVLGLERRASGGILAPILTHVAWSTVMVFAMPPLFA, from the coding sequence ATGGTGTCCTGGCAGATGAGGGCCGAATCCATCGTGCGCAACGCGCTGGTGGACAAGGTCGACCGCGACCATCACGAGACCGATCGCGCCTTCCTACGGCGGCGCATCATCGTGGCGGTCGTGCTCGTCGTGGGCGCGACGCTGCTGGGAGTGTCGCTGTCGACCGAGCCCGGCGACCCCATGTTCTACACGCTGACCATCGCGCTGGCATTGGTGTGGATCGTCGGCGGGTTCCTGTCCGGGCCACTGCACCTCGGTCGCATCAACTTCCGCGGGACCCTGCGGCGACCGATCATCACGCCGATCGCGATCGGTCTGGCCGCAGGTGGCGTGTTCATCCTCGGCGCACTCGTCGTGCGGGAGATCCCGCCGCTGCGGGACTTCACGGCCAACGTCCTCGATCACGCGCGCGTCGGACCGCTCGCGCTCATCGTCTTCATCACGTTGTTCAACGGGGTCGCCGAGGAGATCTTCTTCCGCGGCGCTCTGTTCTCGGCCATCGGCGTGAAGCGGCCGGTCGTCATCTCGACGATCGTCTACACCATCGCCACTCTGGCCACGGGCAACCCGATGCTCGGCTTCGCCGCCATCACCCTCGGTTTCGTGCTGGGACTCGAACGCCGGGCGTCCGGCGGCATTCTCGCGCCGATCCTGACGCACGTCGCGTGGTCGACGGTCATGGTCTTCGCCATGCCACCACTGTTCGCCTGA
- a CDS encoding Lrp/AsnC family transcriptional regulator, with the protein MTGARGKSVRSDDLDATDRVLVEELITDGRATLAHLAERAGLSVSAVQSRVRRLESSGVILGYTARVDREAIGQPLSAFVAITPLDPTAPDDAPARLRPLPEVQACHSVAGEDSYVLLVRVASPRDLERLLQQIRTTANVQTRSTIILQTFYDS; encoded by the coding sequence ATGACCGGTGCACGAGGCAAGTCCGTCCGCTCGGACGATCTGGACGCCACCGATCGCGTGCTGGTGGAGGAACTGATCACCGACGGCCGCGCGACTCTCGCTCACCTCGCGGAGCGGGCGGGCCTCTCGGTCTCGGCCGTGCAGTCACGAGTGCGCAGGCTCGAGTCGTCCGGGGTGATCCTCGGATACACCGCGCGCGTCGATCGGGAGGCCATCGGCCAGCCACTGTCGGCGTTCGTGGCCATCACCCCCTTGGATCCGACGGCGCCCGACGACGCGCCCGCGCGTCTGCGGCCACTGCCCGAGGTGCAGGCGTGCCATTCCGTGGCGGGGGAGGACAGCTATGTGCTGCTGGTCCGCGTCGCGTCACCGCGGGATCTCGAGCGACTCCTGCAGCAGATCCGGACCACTGCCAACGTGCAGACCCGCAGTACCATCATTCTGCAGACCTTCTACGACTCCTGA
- a CDS encoding molybdopterin-dependent oxidoreductase — protein sequence MRVGVNGETVEMSPRPGQCLRTALRDIGRFEVKKGCDAGDCGACSVLLDGAAVQSCIVPAYRADGREVTTVAGLGTPDDLHPMQQRFVDAAGFQCGFCTAGMIVTAAALTDEQTEDLDTSLKGNLCRCTGYRAITDAVTGVRTIEKSTEGPACGRSVAAPASARVVTGTEPYTLDVAMPGLLHLSVLGSPHARARIVSIDTSAALAVEGVVAVLTHEDAPPVAFSTARHESRDDDPDDTLVLDRELRYVGQRVAAVIAESVAAAEEGRGRLLVEYEVLPAVLHPADALAPGAPIVHAGKGTEARIADVERNVVAEVSGTTGDVEAGLAAADAVVTGTWRTARVQHTHLETHGAIAWFAEDGRLTVRTSSQVPFLVRDELCHIFDLDPDTVRVFTTRVGGGFGAKQEMLTEDLVTLAALTVRRPVQLEFSRADQFTVAPCRHPMEVSVTAAATADGTLTALTLDVLSDAGAYGNHSPGVLHHSTDSIALYRCAAKRVEARAVYTNTIPSGAFRGYGVGQTCFAVESALDELAHRLHIDPIEFRRRNVVVPGDPFVAAHVLDGDLLFGSYGLDQCLDLVDEALAEPGSPAPDGWQVGVGVAIGMNATVPPRGHVSDASITALPGARYLVRVGTAEFGNGTTTVHGQIAASILNTTVDRIEIAQSDTDVTSHDTGAFGSAGTVVAGKAVALAAESLRESIIGAASSLTGSLPTQGVLGPEGVTVDGALCSLDEIVAAHDGPLAADGYHGGSPRSVVFNVHGFRVAVDPGSGRVAILDSVQAVDAGTVMNPVQCRGQVEGGVAQALGAALYEEMRLDETGHVTTASLRNYHIPQLADVPTTRVLFADTYDALGPLGAKSMSESPYNPVAPALANAVTDAVGVRPHALPMSADRVWRMLQRDQES from the coding sequence ATGAGAGTGGGAGTCAACGGGGAGACCGTGGAGATGTCGCCGCGACCGGGCCAGTGCCTGCGCACGGCCCTGCGCGACATCGGACGGTTCGAGGTGAAAAAGGGGTGCGACGCGGGCGACTGCGGCGCGTGCTCGGTGCTGCTGGACGGTGCCGCCGTCCAGTCGTGCATCGTTCCGGCCTACCGCGCCGACGGTCGGGAGGTCACCACGGTGGCCGGGCTGGGCACGCCGGACGACCTGCATCCGATGCAGCAGCGATTCGTCGACGCCGCCGGATTCCAGTGCGGTTTCTGCACGGCCGGCATGATCGTCACCGCCGCCGCCCTCACCGACGAGCAGACCGAGGATCTGGACACCTCGCTCAAGGGAAACCTGTGTCGCTGCACCGGGTATCGGGCGATCACCGACGCGGTCACGGGTGTGCGCACCATCGAGAAGTCCACCGAGGGACCGGCGTGCGGACGCTCCGTCGCCGCACCGGCCAGCGCTCGCGTCGTCACGGGAACGGAGCCCTACACGCTCGACGTCGCGATGCCGGGTCTGCTGCATCTGTCGGTGCTGGGGAGCCCCCACGCCCGTGCGCGCATCGTCTCGATCGACACGTCGGCCGCGCTGGCCGTCGAGGGCGTGGTCGCGGTGCTCACCCACGAGGACGCGCCGCCCGTCGCCTTCTCCACCGCACGCCACGAGTCACGGGACGACGATCCCGACGACACTCTCGTTCTGGATCGCGAGCTCCGCTACGTCGGGCAGCGGGTGGCGGCGGTGATCGCCGAGTCGGTGGCCGCCGCGGAGGAGGGCAGAGGGCGCCTCCTCGTCGAGTACGAGGTGCTGCCCGCCGTGCTGCATCCCGCGGACGCGCTCGCACCGGGAGCCCCGATCGTCCACGCCGGCAAGGGTACCGAGGCCAGGATCGCGGACGTCGAGCGCAACGTCGTGGCCGAGGTGAGCGGTACGACCGGCGACGTCGAGGCGGGCCTGGCGGCCGCGGACGCCGTGGTGACCGGAACGTGGCGCACCGCCCGCGTGCAGCACACTCACCTCGAGACGCACGGTGCGATCGCCTGGTTCGCGGAGGACGGGCGCCTGACCGTCCGCACGAGCTCGCAGGTCCCGTTCCTCGTACGGGACGAGCTGTGTCACATCTTCGACCTCGATCCCGACACCGTGCGGGTGTTCACGACGCGGGTCGGTGGCGGGTTCGGCGCCAAACAGGAGATGCTCACCGAGGATCTCGTGACGCTCGCCGCTCTGACGGTGCGTCGACCGGTACAGCTCGAGTTCTCCCGTGCCGACCAGTTCACCGTCGCGCCCTGTCGGCATCCCATGGAGGTGTCGGTCACCGCAGCCGCCACGGCCGACGGCACGCTCACCGCGCTGACCCTCGACGTGCTGAGCGATGCCGGCGCCTACGGCAACCACAGTCCCGGTGTGCTGCACCATTCCACCGACTCGATCGCCCTCTACCGCTGCGCGGCCAAGCGCGTCGAGGCGAGAGCGGTGTACACGAACACGATTCCGTCCGGCGCGTTCCGCGGATACGGCGTCGGGCAGACCTGTTTCGCCGTCGAGTCGGCGCTCGACGAGTTGGCGCACCGATTGCACATCGATCCGATCGAGTTCCGGCGTCGCAACGTCGTCGTGCCGGGTGATCCGTTCGTCGCCGCGCACGTCCTCGACGGCGACCTCCTGTTCGGCAGTTACGGACTCGACCAGTGCCTCGATCTCGTGGACGAGGCACTCGCCGAGCCCGGATCGCCGGCGCCCGACGGATGGCAGGTGGGCGTCGGCGTGGCCATCGGCATGAATGCCACCGTGCCGCCGCGCGGCCACGTCTCCGACGCGTCGATCACCGCTCTGCCCGGAGCGCGCTACCTGGTGCGCGTCGGCACCGCCGAGTTCGGTAACGGCACCACGACGGTGCACGGTCAGATCGCGGCGTCGATCCTGAACACGACCGTCGACCGCATCGAGATCGCACAGTCGGACACCGACGTCACCTCCCACGACACGGGCGCCTTCGGGTCGGCGGGCACGGTGGTCGCCGGCAAGGCTGTCGCACTCGCCGCCGAGTCGTTGCGCGAGAGCATCATCGGTGCCGCATCGAGCCTGACCGGATCGCTGCCGACGCAGGGCGTGCTCGGTCCGGAGGGCGTCACGGTGGACGGCGCACTGTGCTCACTCGACGAGATCGTCGCGGCCCACGACGGACCGTTGGCGGCGGACGGGTACCACGGCGGATCGCCTCGCTCGGTGGTGTTCAACGTCCACGGGTTTCGGGTCGCGGTCGACCCCGGGAGCGGCCGCGTCGCGATCCTGGACTCCGTGCAGGCCGTCGACGCCGGCACGGTCATGAATCCGGTGCAGTGCCGTGGGCAAGTGGAAGGTGGTGTGGCGCAAGCGCTGGGCGCAGCGCTCTACGAGGAGATGAGGCTCGACGAGACGGGGCACGTGACCACAGCGTCGCTACGGAACTACCACATCCCGCAACTCGCCGACGTTCCGACGACCCGAGTGTTGTTCGCGGACACCTATGACGCGCTCGGGCCGCTGGGTGCCAAGTCGATGAGCGAGTCTCCGTACAACCCCGTCGCACCGGCGTTGGCCAATGCCGTCACGGACGCCGTCGGCGTACGGCCGCACGCACTGCCGATGTCGGCGGACCGCGTCTGGAGAATGCTGCAGCGCGATCAGGAGTCGTAG
- a CDS encoding FAD binding domain-containing protein — MDLNTVREVVRARTRGDLSVIDGGTAVVAGGTWVFSEPQVGVHRLVDLTDLGWEPVVVGEGLEIAATCTVDTLRRMSWPPRWPDLESLVALCSDALLASFKVQQFATVGGNIALGLPAGSMTSLCSALDGVAVIWTPDGHERRVPVAALVTGPQRTSLAPGEVIRSIEIDDAVLRSRFACRRMSLAPRGRSGAVVIGRRDAEGSCVLTVTASTCRPHQLRLEEVPHAEDVAALLDAAIPADQWYDDVHGAPDWRRHVSGVLAQQICEELS, encoded by the coding sequence GTGGACCTGAACACCGTGCGCGAGGTCGTCCGGGCTCGTACGCGGGGCGATCTCTCGGTCATCGACGGCGGCACCGCCGTGGTGGCAGGTGGGACGTGGGTCTTCTCGGAACCGCAGGTGGGGGTGCACCGACTGGTCGATCTGACGGACCTCGGCTGGGAACCCGTCGTCGTCGGCGAGGGGCTCGAGATCGCCGCGACGTGCACCGTGGACACGCTGCGTCGGATGTCGTGGCCGCCGCGGTGGCCGGACCTCGAGTCGCTGGTGGCCCTCTGCTCCGACGCGTTGCTCGCGTCGTTCAAGGTGCAGCAGTTCGCCACGGTCGGTGGGAACATCGCCCTCGGACTTCCCGCGGGATCCATGACCTCGCTCTGTTCGGCGCTCGACGGCGTCGCGGTGATCTGGACCCCCGACGGTCACGAACGGCGCGTGCCCGTCGCGGCGCTGGTCACCGGACCCCAGCGCACGTCGCTCGCACCGGGCGAGGTGATACGCAGCATCGAGATCGACGACGCCGTTCTGCGCTCCCGATTCGCCTGCCGCAGAATGTCCTTGGCACCTCGCGGGCGCTCCGGCGCCGTCGTGATCGGTCGCCGGGACGCCGAGGGATCGTGCGTCCTCACCGTCACCGCATCGACGTGCCGCCCACACCAGCTGCGACTCGAGGAAGTGCCGCACGCCGAGGACGTGGCCGCGCTGCTGGACGCCGCGATACCCGCCGACCAGTGGTACGACGACGTGCACGGGGCGCCGGACTGGCGACGCCACGTGAGCGGCGTGCTGGCACAGCAGATCTGCGAGGAGCTGTCATGA
- a CDS encoding 8-oxoguanine deaminase, producing MTQRGQEYDVPDRILITGAHVITVDPARSEWAAGWVLIEDGLIAALGDGTPPPRPDGPEVTVIDGRGCVLTPGLVNTHHHLYQWITRGLAADSTLFEWLTTLYPVWAGIDADSVRVAATGGLARLAATGCTTTTDHLYVFPHDGGDVLGAEIDAARTVGLRFHPTRGSMDLGHSQGGLPPDSVVESLDAILAASSAAVDRWHDPSFGSMLRIALAPCSPFSVTGDLLRESATLARELGVRLHTHLAETLDEEEFCRSNFGMTPVQYMESVGWVGDDVWYAHAVHLDDAAIATMAATGTGAAHCPTSNARLGAGIARARDLIDARVPLGLGVDGAASNESCSMLEEAHHAALFARARGGPRAMTVRESLDLATLGGARVLGRENEIGSLEVGKLADLALWRIDGAAHAGITDPVAALVLGDRPPLERLLVHGRVVVENGVVMTVDEETVARDVAAAHTALLTKAGR from the coding sequence GTGACACAGCGAGGACAGGAGTACGACGTGCCGGACCGCATTCTCATCACGGGCGCCCACGTGATCACCGTGGATCCCGCCCGCTCCGAGTGGGCGGCGGGCTGGGTCCTGATCGAGGACGGGCTCATCGCGGCGCTCGGCGACGGGACACCGCCGCCGCGTCCCGACGGTCCGGAGGTCACCGTCATCGACGGCCGCGGTTGCGTCCTGACTCCCGGCCTCGTGAACACGCACCACCATCTCTATCAGTGGATCACCCGCGGTCTGGCCGCGGACTCGACGCTCTTCGAGTGGTTGACGACGCTGTATCCCGTGTGGGCCGGCATCGACGCCGACTCGGTCCGCGTCGCAGCGACGGGTGGGCTCGCTCGGTTGGCCGCGACCGGATGCACCACCACCACCGACCACCTCTACGTCTTCCCCCACGACGGCGGCGACGTGTTGGGCGCAGAGATCGACGCCGCGAGGACGGTCGGTCTGCGGTTCCACCCGACGCGCGGATCGATGGACCTGGGACACAGTCAGGGTGGTCTGCCGCCGGACAGCGTCGTGGAGTCGCTCGATGCGATCCTGGCCGCGAGCAGCGCCGCGGTCGACCGCTGGCACGACCCGTCCTTCGGATCGATGCTGCGCATCGCTCTCGCACCGTGCTCGCCGTTCTCCGTCACCGGCGACCTCCTTCGCGAATCGGCGACGCTGGCGCGCGAGCTGGGCGTCCGGTTGCACACACACCTCGCCGAGACCCTGGACGAGGAGGAGTTCTGCCGCAGCAACTTCGGCATGACTCCCGTGCAGTACATGGAATCGGTCGGCTGGGTCGGCGACGACGTCTGGTACGCGCACGCCGTGCATCTCGACGACGCCGCGATCGCGACCATGGCGGCCACCGGAACCGGGGCGGCCCACTGCCCCACGTCCAACGCGCGGCTGGGCGCCGGTATCGCCCGAGCGCGCGATCTGATCGACGCGCGGGTTCCCCTGGGGCTCGGCGTCGACGGTGCCGCCAGCAACGAGTCCTGCAGCATGCTCGAGGAGGCGCACCACGCAGCACTGTTCGCACGGGCGCGCGGCGGACCCCGCGCCATGACCGTGCGCGAGAGCCTCGACCTCGCGACACTCGGCGGTGCCCGAGTCCTCGGGCGCGAGAACGAGATCGGCTCGCTGGAGGTGGGGAAGCTCGCCGATCTGGCGCTGTGGCGCATCGACGGCGCCGCCCACGCCGGCATCACCGACCCCGTCGCCGCGTTGGTACTGGGCGACCGGCCGCCCCTCGAACGGCTCCTCGTGCACGGGCGGGTGGTGGTCGAGAACGGGGTGGTCATGACCGTCGACGAGGAGACAGTGGCCCGGGACGTGGCGGCGGCGCACACGGCGCTGCTCACGAAGGCCGGGCGGTGA
- a CDS encoding PucR family transcriptional regulator produces the protein MLIQDVLDVPELALRRLVGTDDQLGRTVRWAFATDLPDPSRYIVGGELVVTGMVWRRAPEDSDAFVGSVVAAGAVALAAGDEVFGSVPDDVVRACEKYSLPLLAVPSAVAFADVIDAVTSRVTGDRVARLSASLARQHRLLTAVTDGRALADLTNETARDTGVTCRIITAVGRPVVSAEPLATEVVDALVRAAAQSLPCRVVTENAVRSVLPVGSSFGHRATAWYLVVDGDHECMDGQVLEALGQLASIAALDRVRVDDGARVLRTMADRAAELLVDGSGEQALERIRQIGVDVTGDVVALAATSDMPVEVLAAVLTDAVRESVDGAVSVGVTDGDLVIGVVGLPPGRTSTRMAADIALALRRLEDTVAGRIAVGVGTASEAAALVGCVRSAQHAREVAAASADRIAVRTSADTGSAAVLLSVVPDGLRAAYARRVLGAVLDHDSRTDAGLLDTLRAYLHHDGSWSRTADALHVHVNTVRYRIGRVEALTDRDLGTTEDRTDVFVALAVLGPQPTTL, from the coding sequence GTGCTGATCCAGGACGTGCTCGACGTACCGGAACTCGCGCTGCGGCGCCTCGTCGGCACCGACGACCAACTCGGTCGGACCGTGCGGTGGGCCTTCGCGACCGATCTGCCGGACCCGTCGCGCTACATCGTGGGCGGCGAGCTGGTCGTCACCGGCATGGTGTGGCGCCGCGCGCCGGAGGACAGCGATGCCTTCGTGGGGTCGGTCGTCGCGGCGGGCGCTGTGGCGCTCGCGGCGGGCGACGAAGTGTTCGGTTCCGTCCCCGACGACGTGGTGCGTGCGTGCGAGAAGTACTCGCTACCGCTGCTGGCGGTGCCGTCGGCGGTCGCGTTCGCGGACGTCATCGATGCCGTCACCAGCCGGGTGACCGGCGATCGGGTGGCGCGGCTCTCCGCCAGTCTGGCCCGCCAGCACCGATTGCTCACCGCGGTCACCGACGGACGCGCGCTCGCGGACCTCACGAACGAGACGGCGCGGGACACGGGCGTGACCTGCCGGATCATCACCGCGGTGGGCCGGCCCGTGGTGTCCGCCGAGCCGTTGGCCACGGAGGTGGTGGACGCTCTCGTACGGGCTGCGGCGCAGAGTCTTCCGTGCCGCGTGGTCACCGAGAACGCGGTGCGGTCCGTGCTGCCCGTCGGATCGAGTTTCGGTCACCGTGCGACTGCGTGGTACCTCGTCGTGGACGGTGACCACGAGTGCATGGACGGGCAGGTTCTCGAAGCGCTCGGTCAGCTGGCGAGCATCGCGGCCCTCGATCGCGTGCGCGTGGACGACGGCGCGCGGGTGCTGCGCACCATGGCCGACCGCGCGGCCGAACTCCTCGTCGACGGATCCGGAGAGCAGGCGCTGGAACGCATTCGACAGATCGGCGTCGACGTGACAGGAGACGTCGTCGCGCTGGCCGCCACGTCGGATATGCCTGTCGAGGTCCTGGCCGCGGTGCTCACCGACGCAGTGCGGGAGTCGGTCGACGGTGCGGTGAGTGTGGGAGTCACCGACGGGGACCTCGTGATCGGTGTCGTCGGGCTACCTCCCGGTCGGACGTCCACCCGCATGGCCGCCGATATCGCCCTTGCACTGCGGCGACTCGAGGACACCGTGGCCGGACGGATCGCCGTGGGCGTGGGTACGGCGTCCGAGGCCGCGGCCCTCGTCGGATGTGTGCGGTCGGCGCAACACGCACGCGAGGTCGCCGCGGCGTCGGCCGACCGCATCGCGGTGCGGACCAGCGCGGACACCGGATCGGCCGCCGTCCTGCTCTCGGTGGTGCCGGACGGACTGCGCGCTGCCTATGCCCGGCGGGTGCTCGGCGCGGTACTCGACCACGACAGCCGCACCGACGCGGGACTGCTGGACACGCTGCGGGCGTACCTGCACCACGACGGTTCCTGGAGTCGCACGGCGGACGCCCTTCACGTGCACGTCAACACGGTGCGGTACCGCATCGGACGGGTGGAGGCGCTGACGGACCGAGACCTGGGGACGACGGAGGACCGCACCGACGTCTTCGTCGCGTTGGCCGTGCTCGGGCCTCAGCCGACGACGCTGTAA
- the pucL gene encoding factor-independent urate hydroxylase, with the protein MTDLTGNIVLGANQYGKAENRVVRIYRDTARHEIRDISVSSALRGDFSAAHLVGDQGAVLPTDTQKQTAYAYAKEKGLLHLESYGLDLARHFVDDVEPVTEARIELEEYAWERVTVDGRPHDHTWVRKGQETRVASITVAGAGSEQKTWVTAGFKDLIILKSTGSEFAGFLEDSYTVLAPTHDRVMATSLEARWRYTTTDVAWDEVYAGVKAVMIEQFATLQSLALQQTLFAMGRAALEAFPFIAELRMSAPNKHHFLYDLDRFGVENNGEVFHADDRPYGLIQATVEREDAPDAGSAWRGYSVVG; encoded by the coding sequence ATGACCGATCTGACCGGGAACATCGTCCTGGGAGCCAACCAGTACGGCAAGGCCGAGAACCGAGTGGTGCGCATCTACCGCGACACCGCTCGCCACGAGATCCGGGACATCTCCGTGTCCTCGGCACTGCGGGGCGACTTCTCCGCCGCCCATCTCGTCGGTGACCAGGGCGCGGTCCTGCCGACGGACACCCAGAAGCAGACCGCGTACGCCTACGCGAAGGAGAAGGGCCTGCTGCATCTCGAGTCGTACGGCCTGGATCTGGCACGGCATTTCGTCGACGACGTCGAGCCGGTGACGGAGGCGCGGATCGAACTCGAGGAGTACGCGTGGGAGCGCGTCACCGTCGACGGACGTCCGCACGATCACACGTGGGTACGCAAGGGCCAGGAGACGCGGGTCGCCTCGATCACCGTGGCGGGCGCAGGATCGGAGCAGAAGACTTGGGTCACTGCAGGTTTCAAGGATCTGATCATTCTGAAGTCGACGGGGTCCGAGTTCGCCGGCTTCCTCGAGGACTCCTACACCGTGCTCGCCCCGACTCATGATCGCGTCATGGCCACCTCGCTCGAGGCCCGGTGGCGCTACACCACCACCGACGTGGCGTGGGACGAGGTGTATGCCGGCGTCAAGGCAGTGATGATCGAGCAGTTCGCCACACTCCAGTCGCTCGCGTTGCAACAGACACTGTTCGCGATGGGACGCGCTGCGCTGGAGGCATTCCCGTTCATCGCGGAGCTCCGGATGAGTGCACCGAACAAGCACCACTTCCTGTACGACCTCGACCGGTTCGGTGTCGAGAACAACGGCGAGGTGTTCCACGCCGACGACCGTCCCTACGGGCTCATCCAGGCGACCGTCGAACGCGAGGACGCCCCCGACGCGGGATCCGCCTGGCGGGGTTACAGCGTCGTCGGCTGA
- the uraH gene encoding hydroxyisourate hydrolase, translating into MSVSTHVLDAVHGTPATGVGLAVVDEHGDVVTTGITDEEGRAKELLPDDAVAGVYTLVFDTAAYFEQSGTQTFYPEVSITFTVLDVDAHHHVPLLLSPFAYSTYRGS; encoded by the coding sequence GTGAGCGTCAGCACCCACGTCCTCGACGCGGTGCACGGGACACCGGCGACAGGGGTGGGTCTCGCGGTGGTCGACGAGCACGGCGACGTGGTCACCACCGGCATCACCGACGAGGAGGGACGCGCCAAGGAACTGCTCCCGGACGACGCCGTTGCCGGTGTCTACACTCTCGTGTTCGACACCGCCGCGTACTTCGAGCAGTCCGGGACGCAGACCTTCTACCCCGAGGTTTCCATCACCTTCACCGTCCTCGATGTCGATGCGCACCACCATGTTCCGCTGCTGCTGTCCCCGTTCGCGTACTCCACCTATCGAGGAAGCTGA
- the uraD gene encoding 2-oxo-4-hydroxy-4-carboxy-5-ureidoimidazoline decarboxylase: MHEALGLDGFNRLSDRAAMHALFECCSSSIWARRVAVGRPFDSAEALLERADSELAELSETEIDRALDGHPRIGASVTAGSSSQREQAAVSAADQGVKDALAAGNRTYEEKFGHVYLVCATGRPATELLAILTERLDNDRETERRVMRTELAKINRIRLTRMLTERTEQ; the protein is encoded by the coding sequence CTGCACGAAGCACTCGGGCTCGACGGATTCAATCGGCTGTCCGATCGCGCCGCGATGCACGCCTTGTTCGAGTGCTGCTCGTCGTCCATCTGGGCGCGCCGGGTGGCCGTCGGTCGCCCCTTCGACAGCGCCGAGGCCCTCCTGGAACGCGCCGACAGCGAGTTGGCGGAACTGTCCGAGACGGAGATCGACCGCGCACTCGACGGTCATCCACGTATCGGTGCCTCGGTGACCGCCGGCTCGTCGTCACAGCGCGAGCAAGCGGCCGTGAGCGCGGCGGACCAGGGCGTCAAGGACGCGCTCGCGGCGGGGAATCGGACCTACGAGGAGAAGTTCGGCCACGTCTACCTGGTGTGTGCGACGGGCCGCCCTGCGACGGAGCTTCTCGCTATCCTCACCGAGAGGCTCGACAACGATCGGGAGACGGAGAGGCGCGTGATGAGAACCGAACTGGCGAAGATCAATCGAATCAGGTTGACCCGCATGCTGACCGAGCGGACCGAACAGTGA